From one Culex quinquefasciatus strain JHB chromosome 3, VPISU_Cqui_1.0_pri_paternal, whole genome shotgun sequence genomic stretch:
- the LOC6051409 gene encoding general odorant-binding protein 70 has product MLTSKAHLLMTVSVVVLSSSFVVQAQMTKKRCMSQPNVSKKVDKVIHECQEEIKMDLIEDVIRAYKEDWHDRKKRESHEDDFQHPTIVSHEDKWIAGCLMQCVYRKNNAIDKNGWPTLDGLVNLYTDGVNEQGYFMATLRGVDRCLKGTSMKFKVRRNDVAEQFEQCGVAFDVFDCISDMITNYCSDQPHHEFN; this is encoded by the exons ATGCTGACGAGCAAAGCGCACCTGCTGATGACCGTTTCGGTTGTGGTCCTATCGTCGTCGTTCGTGGTGCAAGCGCAGATGACCAAA AAGCGCTGCATGAGCCAACCGAATGTCTCCAAAAAGGTGGACAAAGTCATACACGAGTGCCAGGAGGAGATCAAAATGGATCTTATTGAAG ATGTGATTCGAGCTTACAAGGAAGACTGGCATGACCGTAAGAAGCGGGAATCACACGAGGACGACTTCCAACATCCAACAATTGTGTCGCACGAGGATAAGTGGATCGCTGGG TGCCTAATGCAGTGCGTATACCGGAAGAACAACGCCATCGACAAGAACGGCTGGCCCACGCTGGACGGGCTGGTGAACCTGTACACGGACGGAGTGAACGAGCAGGGTTACTTTATGGCCACCCTGAGGGGCGTTGATCGTTGCTTAAAGGGAACCTCGATGAAGTTCAAAGTGCGAAGGAACGATGTGGCGG AACAATTCGAGCAGTGCGGAGTTGCGTTCGACGTTTTCGACTGCATTTCGGACATGATTACGAATTACTGCAGTGACCAGCCGCATCACGAGTTCAACTGA